The stretch of DNA TCATCCTTTCCACAAAAACCGTGGAATTAGCCCCGAAAAAATTGGGTCCTCCGTTCCCCGCTGGGGGATTAGGCCGATTATGTGTTTGTTGATGACATCATTCTACTGCGCTCACTTTTTAAAGTCAATAGAATTTTAGTCAGCAGTCATTTCTTTTTCCAAATTGCGGTCGATCACAAATATTTCAATACGTTCCCCCGTTTTGGTACTCATATCACTGTGGCTTGAAAGCACTTTGCAGCCTGTATGCTTTTCGACGATTTCTTCGAATTGACTGCTGTACATTTCCCGCAGCACCTGGCGCATTTCCTTTACGAGCTTCCGCCCATCCTGG from Domibacillus sp. DTU_2020_1001157_1_SI_ALB_TIR_016 encodes:
- a CDS encoding DUF2294 domain-containing protein — protein: MAGQKKKLEAELGEALIKLQRELIGRGPQETKIYIVQDMVIARFKGVMTVEEKHLAGHQDGRKLVKEMRQVLREMYSSQFEEIVEKHTGCKVLSSHSDMSTKTGERIEIFVIDRNLEKEMTAD